Below is a window of Camelina sativa cultivar DH55 chromosome 11, Cs, whole genome shotgun sequence DNA.
TATTGGAACATATTGGGTTTCAATGTGCTGGAATTAACAATTTAAATGTCTTCTAAGTGTAACTTCACTATTAAGTATGAATTAGGTTAACCAATCTCAAGTCTGAATTGATCATTAGTTGGTTTTGAGGTATGAGATGATCTTTAGTGCCTTCAAGTTTCGTGTTTATGCGAAAGCATATCTTAGAGTTTCTTATGCTATCATACTTTTCTTTCCTCAATCGTATATGTAGTGAATGTGCCTTTTCTTTCCTGTGAGTTTTCAGGAGTACTGGTGCAAACGGTTACACCCAAAAAATGTATGTGAAAAGGTTTACAGACAACCTCCCCTACGTGAATCCCTTAAGAAGGGTAAACTGAAAAAGCAAGATCTGGCAATAACCAAACAGAAGGCGAATGTTCTTCGTTTTGCTGATTTAATAGGCAAGAGGATCCAATATGATTGTCCCGGATTCTTACCAAACAAACGCCAGGTGACTTTTATGCAAATATTTGGATTATCTACCTTTtcaccattcttttttttttggttattttcttcttttctagagttcatttaaacttcatagcagctttctttatttcttgcCGCAGAAAGTCCCTGTTGCATCTAATCACTAGATATCTAAACACGGAAATCCATATGCTGTTTTATTTGTGCCTAAAAACTAGCCACTCCTTCATTAATTATTTGTGGTTCAATGATTTTCCAGCATCGTATGGCAGGATTGGCTGTGATAGAGATTGCtcaaaaagtttcaaaagcTTGGCGCATAGAGTGGAGGAATTCAAACAAAGGCACCGcaaaaaatgggaaaaagaaccggaggagagagagaatgaaCATGCTTAGCCAAAATAGAGGTGGTGCTGGGTGTAGTACTAGCAGTTCTAGTGAAACTTCAACAACTGGGTATGCCTCACTAGAATCATCTGGCCGCTCTATGTTGTCTTGGCAAGATGTATATTCCTCTGCTGTCAGATGGAGGCAAATTTCAGAGCCTTGTGACCCAGTTGTGTGGGTTAACAAACTTAGGTAACGTTCCATTTCTAGTCTATGTTTATCTAGACTTCAATTTCCCGAACTTAGTTTCATTTGCTTACTTGAGTGACTTGGGTGGTTGAAATTGTTTATCCCAATTGCAGTGAAGAGTTTAATTCTGGGTTTGGTTCTCATACACCGATGTTACTCGGACAAGCCAAAGTTGTACGCTATTTCCCAAATTATGAAAGGTTAAGTATATATAGAAGTTGAGATTTGTTCGTGTATCAATTATGACTTTCTCATTGCATGGACTGATCAATTTCTAATATGTTACTTCAGAAGCCTGACTCTTGCAAAGAGCATCATCAAGGAGAAACTTTCTGTACGCAGCAAAAAAGATAAAGTTATTGATCTATctaaagatgagaagatgaaggaAGTCAGTTTTTCATTCTTCTTGTGTGAATAATACTCGTTGTTGCATTGTTCTCTTACTGTGTTTCCCCACGATGCAGATTATGCGTGCTGAAACGTGCGATGAGCTACACAAAACTGTTGGTGAGGATTTCTGGGTGGCTACTTGGTGCAATAGTACGGCAACCGAAGGGTGGGTTCGTTGTTGTTTAGTACCGTAAACCCACAAGCTTTATCTTCACTGAACATTCTCTTTTATCTTGATTTTGCGTCTTGCTTTTGTTAATATCTTCAGGAAACGCCTCGAAGGAACTAGAATCACCTGCCTTCAAAAACCGTAAACTTTTACTCTTTAACATGTGATTTTACACAAATCCTATCTGCCACTTTCTTCAATAAATTTATCTCGTTATTATCCAGGGGTAGGCTTGGGCATGATTTTTCAATTCGAACTCCATGTACACCTGCAAGGTGGAGCGACTTTGATGAAGAAATGGCCTCAGCTTGGGAGGTAAGACCTAAAGCATATCGCaaacattttttccttttcgttttctgagaaatattaacaaaagtCCAACTGAATCCGCAGGCTTTATGCAATGCCTATTGTGGGGAGAATTACGGTTCTACTGAGTTCGATGCTCTAGAAACTGTTAGAGATGCTATCTTACGGATGACATATTACTGGTAAATGTGACAACATAACGTATGATTGATTACTCACAAGCTTTGGTATTTAATTGCAAGCATGGGTTTTCCTCAGGTACAATTTTATGCCGTTAGCTCGAGGGACTGCGGTAACGGGATTTGTAGTTTTACTTGGACTTCTGCTTGCTGCTAATATGGAATTCACTGAGACTATCCCGCTAGGGTTACAGGTCGATTGGGAGGCTATACTTAATGTTGAACCAAGTTCCTTTGTTGGTTCGGTTAAGTCTTGGTTATACCCATCCCTGAAAATTAACACATCGTGGAGAGACCACCCGGATATTTCCTCGGCTTTTTCAACAACGGGATCAGTTGTCGCGGCGCTTAGCTCTTACAATGATTGACAACTTGTGTTTCAGTCAAAAATATACAGCTTATGATATGCTTCtgtctaaaaacaaaaacaaaaaaagctttgttaggatttccaaaaaatttaaactctcataattaactttattttacAGATATAATAATGTATCTAAGTATGGTCTTTCTCGTTTCAAATCACAAGTCAGCTCTCTCGAAGTTGTGTTTGTCTTGGATCTGCTTTTGTTTGCTAATTAGTATCCCAACCATTAGTGCTAATTTTCTGATTGTTCTGATTGGCACCATTAATACCGTGAGCATATATATAACCGTTGTATGCTCTGAAATTAATTAATCCAAAATAGTTTGCTCtgtataaaatgtttataagaTTCCAGCCACATTTATTATCGTTACGACACTCGTCAAAACCTTTAGAAAAGTCAAAACCTTGAGTTTTCTGCACCGACGCGCCGCTCTCGAAATTTCTACTTGTCCTTTGTCTTTATTTTGGGActcataaagaaaaataacataacGTATGATAAATTTTAAGAATATCTAGACCGAAACGTGTCTTGTTTTCTTCCTAGTCCgggaaaataaaatagaaaactataAGACAACGTTGTGAATACTTTTTCATATTCTATATAGAGCCATTTAAAGAAAGATAGAACAAAAGTGAGAAGcaacaaagaaatcaaaaatcttAGCTCATAAGTCATAAGCAATACATTTCTTCATTGGCTCGAGGATTTTGATTCCATCTCGACTCGGATATAAAAATTCGATAAGAGTGTGGGTGGAGGTTTAGAAATTAGAACTTATATCAGTCACGGTGACGGTGGCAACAAACTAAGTCGTAATTATGAATATAATCACAGAGACTAAACGagcaaaaacaattttatattaacGAAAGGGCCAATAATTGCGCTAAGTCTTAAACAGCTAAAGTAAAATCCGTGTGGGCACCAATCCAAAGTGGCAAAATCAATCAACCAGCTGTCTCTCTACTTCTAACTTCCGACCAAAGACACTTTTTGTTTACgttttcattttcatctctttctcgTTGTCTTATTTGGATTGCATTATGTTATTACTTTGAACTCGAGTTTAACTATTTTCATTATTAATCCTTCAAAGTCATAATCATTACATCCGTAGTGAATTAGTGATCCCCTCCACATAATGAGTAATCCAATGTACCCAAAAATCTTATCTCAATTGTAAcgtgcctttttttttttggttatttcctaAACTACTTATATTTCCCGACAAATTCagtagttttttctttataaaggCCGACAATTTAGTAGCTGGAAATTTCTATACCGTGATACAGTACTACTCTCTAATAAAGATATCATAAATATTAGACAATGATAAACGTGTGAGCGATATTGGTAAATCAATTTCAAAGCCTATTATTATGATGACAAATTGAGTCTAACGTTAAAATTACTatagattagtttttttatccgatcatatatatgtaactgCACTACGTTAAACAAAACACATGCTCCAAACGAATAAATTTATGgcataaaaaacagaaaaaaaaatgccaagaacatttaaatttatctaattggaaaaggaaaaaaagagctACCatgtcaaaataaataaagctaTTGAGCCCTACATTATTATTAGATACAAGATATTGTGTTCTGTTCCTCAACGGCTACATCTGTATGTGGTCCTTTTCTTGATCCAACGGTCCAGATCTCTTCACatcgtctatatatataaaaactcacTTCTCTTACATCAAACAACACGCTTGAGTTAAATTCATCATCAGTACATTACATCTTCACTTCAAACTCTCTCTAAGATCGTTTCTTacgagactttttttttttttcggatccaaatttaacaaaaataaaataaatatggatCGCAGTTTCGTCCTAACAGTTACATTGATCTGCATTGCCTTCGTCGGCGTCGGTGGCCAATCTCCGATCTCATCTCCGACCAAATCTCCCACCACTCCTTCTGCTCCTACTACTTCCCCTACTAAATCCCCCGCCGTTACTTCTCCCACGGCTGCTCCGGCTAAAACTCCGTCTTCTTTACCAGTCGAAGCACCGAAATCTCCTGCTCCCGTAAGCTCATCTCCGCCACCGACACCTGTTCCCGAGAGCTCTCCTCCGGCTCCTGCACCAAAAGCTTCTTCTCCGGTGAGCTCTCCACCCGTTCCAGCACCAGTAGCTGATTCTCCTCCAGCCCCGGTAGCCGCTCCAGTGGCTGATTCTCCTCCGGCTCCGGTAGCTGCTCCAGTAGCTGCTGATGTACCGGCTCCTGCTCCAAGCAAGCACAAGAAGACTGCCAAGAAGTCTAAAAAGCACCAAAACGCACCTGCTCCGGCTCCAGAACTTCTCGGTCCTCCTGCACCACCGGCGGGAGCTCCCGGACCTAACTCCGACGCATTTTCTCCCGGTCCTTCCACGTCTGCCGATGATCAGGTACATTGCCGTAAATTAACATTGTTGATTTATCTACCGCTATAAgttgtttggtctttgttacCAGAAACTAAGATTATGGGCTAAATGTTATAAACTTATCAGTATTAGGATATCTAAATCAACAATTATAGAGATATTTATCGAATTCAGTTTTCATtaggaaacaaatattttgaaaactttataatattCGAACAATATTAAAGTGGACAATTGAATTAATAATGCAGAGCGGAGCAGAGAGCACAAGGGCATTGAGGAATGTAGCGGTGGGAGCGGTTGCAACCGCGTGGGCCGTTCTCGTCATGGcattctaaaattatttatcttttcacccctaaattcttttagtttttatccTTTTGGACCCTACCATTGTCTGTTTCTTTTACGAATTTGTGGTATTGAGAGTATTATTTAATTGATTATACAGTTtgtattacttttattttaatttattatggaaataataagaaatttatATCTGTCAGTGATGAATAGTAATACTATTACTACAACACCATtgcttgttcttttcttttagcaGACCAGTCTTTAGTGATGTGTCCAAGTTCTTTATTGAAAATGACACACTCAATTTAATATGCACATCTACtctaaataatgtttttcttaGTGAATATAAATATACCACTACTGCTAAATGTTAGTGTTATGGACGTGTATGTAATAAACAATGTACTATGTTATGTCGCTACTAATACTGTATAGTGTATATGGTATGTTACACTTGAGTATGTTAATGTGTTAGTGTCAGCTactacaaatataatttatgcgAAAATGAAAGTGTCAGCTACTTAGTTggatcttagtttttttttttaaggtgaAGTTGGTAATATTAATTGGATCCATACCTGTTACGTAATTTAACTCAAGTGGCCAAGTTGTTATATAAATGAACTGTCTAAAATTTATTACTGGACATGTTATGGATCCAATTATATAATACAATGTTTTCCTATTGTACCTTTCAAATAGCTAGATTcatatttttgtcttctttcttaGAGAACTAGCTAgatttgaaaaaataacaattccaTAGAAAGTGGTAAGCAAAAGAGCAGGGAGAAGAGAAGGAATATAGAGAGTTACCGTTTAGCCATACAATTTACAAGAATCATCATCTAATATTAGAAATTTTGATTACACACTAGAATGTTTTTAatcatctttaaaataaaaaataagattatctTCTAAGCCCCTTTAATCaagtttatttcaaaaaaaaaaaaatcatagaatgTTATTAtactaccaaaaagaaaaaaacagagaagagactATTTACCAATAGCAAGAGTGACACCTAAAAGGACACTCAGGACACTCATCGAAAGAGAGTAGTAGGGTAAGGAGGACAAGTCATTCTCCGTGCTTTAATGAAAAGAGAACCTTACTCCATTGTCAAGAAATGACTCTACAAAGAACAAAAGCTAGCCATGGGATACATTTCATTACACGGTTGGAAGCTTTTGTGGAATCTAAACAAAAGCTTAATTTTCAGATTACTAAGGTTTTCTAATAGTTCTGACAGCTAATCaatacaaaactaaaaagtGATCTAAATATATACTGGACTAAAATCCAAAAAGAGATGCATAAATCAAAGGCTAAGATTTTGTCAACTTAAGTTAAGCACACAAGTTATACTTAAACCAATGTCTTGTGTAAAATTTTCGATATTCTTGGCTTTGCAAAGATCCAAAACCCACCAAACCAAGCCTATGATTCTACATATcaatacaaatatatacatagcattttctttcttttccaaagaCTAACTTCTAGACAATATGGGTGGTTCAATGGGATTTCTCGGAAAAGGTTTTTGCAATTCTTTAACCTAAACAATTGACGACTTAATTTGTATTCTTTAACCTAACAATAATACCGCTTTCGTCGTATTCTTTTTCTAATTCGATTTCGATATGT
It encodes the following:
- the LOC104721018 gene encoding lysine-rich arabinogalactan protein 18-like; amino-acid sequence: MDRSFVLTVTLICIAFVGVGGQSPISSPTKSPTTPSAPTTSPTKSPAVTSPTAAPAKTPSSLPVEAPKSPAPVSSSPPPTPVPESSPPAPAPKASSPVSSPPVPAPVADSPPAPVAAPVADSPPAPVAAPVAADVPAPAPSKHKKTAKKSKKHQNAPAPAPELLGPPAPPAGAPGPNSDAFSPGPSTSADDQSGAESTRALRNVAVGAVATAWAVLVMAF